The DNA sequence GTCTATCCTGGTCAGTGCAGCTGGAGCAATTGTCGTGGGCTTCCCTTTATTGGTATGCGCTTGAAAATGTTTGTCTTGTTCTGGCTCACGTGTATTTGGATGTCTTGCATCCGTCCATGGGCTAGCTCCGCAAACTTTAGGTGGATGCTTTATCTGCATAATATTATTGAATTGATTTTCATTTACTGTATAGCTTGATCGCTGCACTCGTGTAAAAATACATGTCTATCTAGTCTCCTACGTTTGATAAGGTTGCAGCTTGAGTTGCTTGTCAGCTGGGTTTCCTCCCTTTTATCATTGATATTATGCCATTATGTCCTGCGGCGattgttataattttttttcttcaccagTTATAAGATTCATTGTTTACTTAAATTTATTTCCCATCAAATCGAATTGCTAAGTTCTGAAAAGGGGAAGCCTATAGAGCATTTCTCATATGGCAGGTTTCATCTGTCAGACCCACTTTTGTTCAAAAGCTATGGTAATCAGCCTGTGCAGAGTCATTTGAGCTGATGATTATTCACTTGAACTCTGGATATTGTCTTAGTTGTTCAATTTATATTCGACTTAGTTGTCCAGCCAAATTTGCTAAGAAGGATGTTTAGTGACCTAaactttttattaattttaaaactaaaatcccCTCCTCATTTCTTCCATTGTTCCTCTTTAGTAAAAGGATCGtgaatataaaacctacaaccAAGGGTTAGGGAGCAAGGACGACATGAATTACATAAGATTTGGTGCTTTTTCAAAACAAAGATGTTTGGTGGCTtccaattcttttattttcatatttttattacatttaagTATGCTGAAAATACATATTAGATTTTTTCTCCTAGTCactcctttcatttttttctttcaaggaAGGTAATTAGCTTTGGATTTCCTTAATGGGGGGGGGGTAATTAACTCTTTTGATTCAACAAGTTGCTTAATATATGAAGCATATACTTATGCCTGTCCCTCTAACGAGAGAGTTTGTTCATTTCTATTGAGCAGGCAAGTAGCtcttggtgtgtgtgtgtgtgttggggagggggggggcaGCTGGATGTGCTTTTtctgattatttattttttaataaattcctttttttttgtttttttaacctGATACATATGAATTCTCATTAATTATGGTGAAACTGGACGTCCAGCTGCTAAACCACCCTTCACATCTTGAACAGCTCATGATTTGTATATAAGCTATGGGCTTTGTTAATTAGAGAATGCAgttctaaatatatatatatatatatatacacactcaATAATATTTATGAAATTAGGGAATGCAATACATTAAATTGAAAAGAACTTATTTGCTATAATGGATCTAGCTCATGAGAAATATTTGTACATTTACGGTGTATTCTTCCATCGTTGTTTCTATGCGTTGGCTGCATGGAAGACTGGAATCTATGTTTATGATCCTCAAACATCTAACTTATGGTTTTGAAGGTAAACTTTATCTACCCCATCGTATTATTATCCTTGAGTGTGTAATTTACTTggatatttattattttaatgggTGAACAAATTTTACCTTGattctcagtttttttttttttttttgggggggtggggaattTCATCTCCACGTGCATCAAATTGCTCCCACTAAAGTTACTTGTCTTCTTTGATTTTGTAGTTTCTTCCCCTTCCTTTGGTCTCTGGATTTTACTTGGCTCATTTTTTCACGAAGAAAAACTTGCCTTCATACTTTACGTTTGTCTTGCTTGCGAGCTTGATGGTTGCATGGTTTGTTATGCATAATTTCTGGGATCTCAACATTTCGTTGGCTGGCATCTCTATGAAACTGTTCTGTAAGCTGATAGTCGCAAGCGTAATCCTGGCTATGACTGTTCCCGGTTTTTCTATTCTTCCACCAAAATTTCGTTTCCTGACTGAGGTTGGTCTGATCAGCCATGCACTGCTACTTTGCTACATTGAGAATTGTTTTTACAATAATTCCAGTATGTACTATTATGGGTTGGATGATGAAGTGATGTACCCAAGTTACATGGTTATTTTGACAACTTGTTTGGGCCTGGCTTTGCTGAACTGGTTGTTGATAATCGTCTTGGACCTAAGGCTGTCTGGATCTTGACTTGTCTGTATTCTTCAAAGCTGGCTATGCTCTTTGTTACATCAAAGTCTGTTTTATGGGCATCGGCTGTTCTGTTGTTGGCCATTTCGCCTCCATTGCTTCTTTACAAGTATTGACTTGTGCTTCTTGCCTCTTATTTGTTCTATCTTCTTTCTATGCTTCTTTAATTCAATATATACATCTACTTAATCTATATCTTACTTGGACTTGCAGGGGGAGATCAAAAGTGGGTTCAAAAATGAGACCTTGGCAAGGTTATGCTCATGCGATTGTTGTGGCTTTTTCTGCCTGGCTTTGTCGTAAAACAATTTTTGAAGCTCTTCAATGGTGGAATGGAAGAACTCCATCTGACAGCCTATTTTTAGGTTTCTGTATTGTTTTGACGGGATTGGCTTGCATCCCCATAGTAGCTCTTCACTTTTCTCACGTTCAGGTACTACTTTTCGCTATTGTTGCCTTGCtctgcatatatatatatatatatatatatatagagagaccTTGAAATGATTTGTGACTTTAAGTTGCCTCATTCATATCATGACCCTATTAACTGAAATTTAGTGGAACATaacaccatagttgtcaaggcgtcgcctaggcgacgactaggcgtccaggcggtttgcctggggcctaggcgacagccgccttgttgcactgcatgttgccttgtgtttcggcacttatttatgccaaatatcattcaagtaaatgaaataatattttattatttcatttacttaagatattattcataaataagcaaataccccctatttgaatccaataaaaatagtttaaaaatcaaattccaaaaggataaaaagtcaaccccccagtccaagaacaaaaactggattttggttatagggacgattttcaacttttaaatgctagggttttttctcaattatgaaaattttataaattctatcatgttaaaacattgctaaaaaccaaaagtccggtaaaaaaatattttgttttgatattcataaaattattttcattcaggcgattttaacagtattcgcgcacttaaaaataagtttgactaaagcataactttatcattgcaactcagatttaagtaatcttagacttgttagaaagctggttttatattataactaatacaaaaagtctcatgtaaaagtaaaatcatttgactagtcaaacttattatagaataagagcatttctctaaatgttgattttttataacttaatatgacttaatgttaattttttatgatttgatgtggctaaatgttgatttttaatgacttgatgtggcttaattttgattttttatgatacaaggtatacataacttactaaataatgttagaaaataggaaaaataaaaaataacacttgttcgcctagttcgccttaaggcagacgccttctcgcctaagcgcttagacaaccctccaccgccttggttcgcctttgCGCCGTGGCAACTATGCATAACACTTTTAAACTTTGTGTTGGGATTGGAAATTCTAAATTGTAACTATAATTTTGATGTCTAGAATGACTTGTCTGGGTTGCCGTACCAAATATGTAAGTTGATCAATTTTTCAAGGTCTGTCCAAGTCAAGAGTTAGGTGGTTCATATTGTCAGAAATGTGTCCAGACTTGACCCAAGTCAGTCGgacactaagggcccgtttgattttgtttcttatgtttgtgtctagaaacagcagaaacaaatTTCCCCATTTCTGTTCTAAGAATTAGTTTTTGGAGTtgaaaaaagtgtttgataaatctgtttcCGGAAATGATTTCCGCAAAGATTGATTAAGAAGAGAGAGTTGAAAGATACAATTTACCTGTACGATTTGAAATCTCATTATCCAACGGTCCAACCCTTcaatccaaagtccaaaccagtagcagagaagaaaatgattcataCCCCCAAACAAGAAAAAGCCCCAACAAGATTTCCATTACCAACCCTTGTGCTCAGAACAAGGAGAGGAGACAAATGAAACTCAAGCTCTGTTTGTAGTAAGCCTTCATAACCGCAATGGCACCGATAGAGTAGGCATCTCCACCTCTATAAGGCACAGTTAGCAAAAATAGTGACGATCACATGCTCCTTCATCTTGAAGGTTCCTGGATTCAAGCTGAAGCTTCTCCCTAAAACTTGAAATTCTCTGTTGGGTCTGCTATGCTAGGATTTTACCAGCCCCCCTTCAACAGATCAGAAGGTCAAAATTCCGACCCCAAAACATATGGCCGAAACCTATGAAGCGCATTGATCTGCAGGATCAAAGCCACCCTTGGCAGCGGTCAGTAAAGCTTCTTCCGACGTGTCTGAATACCAGAGAAGGACGAACAGATTTTGCAGATCATATGGCTACTATCGATGGCCAAAACCGGCGACTGAAAACACCTAACACCGCCACTGATTTCTACGAGTTTTAAggttatttattaatttatttttaaattaaaccaTATGCGAGATGAATCAGGGGCTACAACCGATCTGTTGATGTTGGCGAAGGATCATAATCATAACACAAGAAGTAACACCCAGAAACCAAGCTTTGAATGTCATCAACGGAAGTGAGGGATCGTCCATTTCCGGTACAACCGGTGCCACTTCCTCCACCATACAACAGTCCTCCGACACCGACGGCCCTTCATTGAGCTTCTATGCACTGATTGGTTGTTTCTCAAATGCCTTGTCTGATTTGTGTGTGAGAGCAGCCACCTTTGGGTAGCAGGGAAGAGCCAAAATTTTGAACGAGAAGTTTCAATGGGTTGGGTAGGTCGAATGAAGCATCggtttttcaataatttttctctcccacttgtttcaacaaacagaaaaacaagtaacttgtttctccattcctatttccagacacagaaacaggaataaatttctatttctgtttccaaaaacaagtgaaacgaaacataAAAATCAAACAGTTTTTAGGGTGTTTTCCTATTTCTGAGcactgaaaaacaaaaaaaccatttctgaaaacaaaatcaaacgggccctaactcGATGTCTTGCCAGTTTGAGTGGAAAGTTGATGGATTAAAGGCAACTTTGACTATTTAGGGTGTTCCGTAAAACCTAGGTGAGCAGTACTCCTGATTCTCTGATTTTCCACATTTCTTGCAACCATCAAGggtccccccacccccacaaacCACACCCAcgcccacccccaccccccctgcccaaaaaaaaaaaaaaaaaaaaaaaaagaagaagaagaaggaaaagaaccCACCCGTTTCTCTTCCAAAACTCACTTCTCAGTTCAGTTTACCAAATAGAAACTAGGGTTAATGATGGTGAGTGATGtaagactagaatcacaagtgatcctaatcctagGTAGGATATAGGAGAAATTCGGGAACTCACAAACCGAgttatgactaattataataagtgggCTGAAAGCCTGTcaatccatgcaaaaagattgacgggttatggtTTTTATAATAAGTGCACTGTCAACCTGACGCACTGATGGCGAAGGAATGGAAATTTTATTGGGGTTTTCATTCAAGGGTCATTTAGCTAGGATTGCTTTATGAATAAGTGCTTATTAAATAAGGACTTATTTAAACCACTTAGTTTAACCACACAGTTACATTGAAACATGTTGTTTGGGAACATACGAAAATAAGTGTGTTTTCCCCAATTGCGATGAAATCTTTAAGATCCATTTAAAGCAGCCCCACTTGCAATTCCATTCTATGTTAGGAAAGTTGTGATCAATTTTCCACAGGAGTTTCAGTTTTTGATGGGATTACCATTTTAGTAAGTTTGGTTAGATTAAtagacttttgttttcttcttaagTTATTATATTTGTTTGTAAGTTGGTAAAATTGTAGCTGGGGGCAAATTAGGAATTCTAATGAGAGTCAAAACGTTAAATTTGTGTAAGGAATTAGGGGCCTAGTTATTGCCTTGCATTATAAACAGCATATTCTAAGTGAAGTGGTTTGGCCTTTGGTTACGGTTAAGGAATGGTTCTCTTTCCAAGTGGTTTTGTGGCCAAACCATAGTTTTTTTCATCGTGAGCATTGAGCAAGCCCttgtcattttttctttctttctttcttcttttttattttcttattttttgttgtttaatgTGCTTGTTGCCTGCTGGTTTTGTAAATCTACCTGCATCATTACAAGTCCAGTAATTATGGGCTTGGGTTGACAGTATTTTCTTCCATGGTAGGTGATGGGTTATCCTCTTATGGATTGGTGGTTACCATCAGTTTAAATCTCTTCCCAACCCCCactaccccccccccacccccaaaaaaaaaaaaaaaaagaaaagaaaagaaaaaagatagaagaagaagaaaaaggaggaaaggaaTCTTCTGTTGTATTTAGGTAGCCTTAACACCCTCGGCCTGAGGACACACGTTTTACATGTTATGGCTCATGTATGTTGCATGAAATGTATTTCTAGCATGTTGGGGTCTCAGATAATTCTGTAGTTTAAGTGGTTTTCTTGGTTTAATTTTTGGTTTGGCAAGTTTAAAATGGGTGGGATTAGGGTGGGCCTTCTGGGTGCATCTAATAAACAGCTTCATGGGTGACTGCCTTGGTGTGACCAACACAACCGAATTCCAACTAGTGACCAACTGTAGCTTTACAAATATTGTCCTGGTCAACCAGATGAACTAAAAAGATAATGGAATTTTTAAGGTCCACAGTCCAGAGGAGAGCACAAAGCAGTTCTAATAAATATATGGGAAAATCTTTTTGTAAACAGAGCTGgtgaaaaagaagttgaaacCTTATTTGTTTGCCCTTTTAATATAACTCACTTCTtttttcaagggtaaaatcctGTCATTTCACATGCATACTTAAAAAGACTACAAGACAATGACAACTGTTGAGAATGATACAACGGTAAGtcaatttcaattattttaaaGACCTTTTTTTACTTAGACTTAAAGAACTTTTGAGACTAAGACAAGGGGGAATTGGaagaaggttacaacttcttagtttACCAACAAGATGATCCCTATATATATGGGAGTGTCTGAAATCTGAAGGTGTACTTAGAATTTGGCACCTTCTCCTAATTGCACTGCACCTTGTCTTATTTCCACAAGGTTTATAAGATACGGGTATAAAAAAGTTTCAGAAATAAGTTGAAAGTGGcatatcattatgtcattataaAAGTTGTCATTGTTATGCGAGTACACATGTAAATTGACACTATTACcctaattggaaaaaaaattatgtcatACCTTAAGGATAAAAAAGCAAGTTTACAAAAAATTTGATaccttgatatatatatatatatatcgtaaGGACATTTAGTAAGAAATAATGCAAATGAAAAACCACATATGTCAACCAGATGGAGGATTTTCATACCAACAAAAGTCTTTTACCAAGCATAAATGCAAAATCAGCAACCTAAAGAGTAGGAAAAACCACCTACCTATGACACAACGACAAAAACAAagctagaagaagaaagatgatccAGCAAATAGATTATCGTCCAATGTTGAATGAAGGCGCATTCTGTTTCATCATAAAATATTTTCCTGGAAAATTACTATTCTTTATAaactttatttattgttttcgACCATTCATTAGCGAGGGAAAGAATTCAGCCACATGGTGGGGGTGGAGTCCCTCATGGGTGCCAAGGGTATCAGTGGTCAAGATATCAGTATATTACCTCCTTTTAGCACAGTAGAATGTCACAATGCAATTAAAAATAGAGGAGTGGGCAGTTCCTATCGCTCCGCTGCAAAAACATAACCAGACCAAAAAAGAGACCTGCATCATTCAAAATTCTAATTAAAATTTGCAGCACAAAACTTGCGGTATCTTTGTAAACCCTTGTAACCCTTATAGGCCTATTTATTGGTCAACACTTCATGTCAATAATTATAGAATATCCCTGACATTCATTTCATCATTGAAATAATTCTTTATCACCTCCAAATCCTTTTCACTTTTTCTTTGAGGGAATTTTCTTGGGAGTGGTGTGTTGTGGGGGGTAAACAGtccttttctcattttaatTGTCTGAATCAGACATCAACTGTTGTgcttgtttcattttttaggCCTATGCCATTGAGTAAATGTTTTATGCTAATCTAATTCAGAGTGCCTTATTTGCTTCCTATGCAGTCAGCAAAGAGATGCTTAGTGCTTGTGGTGGCAACGGGCCTGTTGTTTGTCCTGCTGCAGCCACCAATTCCTCTATCCTGGGCTCTCCAGCCAAACTTGGTTAGGGCTGCTCATCAATCTGCTGATGACATCTCCATCTATGGTTTTGTGGCCTCAAAACCTACATGGCCATCATGGCTTCTAATCTTGACAATCCTCCTCACACTGGCAGCATTTACCTCCTTCATTCCCATCAAGTACATTGTTGAGTTGAGAGCATTTTATGCAGTTGGGGTTGGTATAGAACTAGGAATCTACATATCTGCTGAATATTTCCTGCAAGTGACAATCCTGCATGCCTTTATTGTGGCAACCTTGGTCTGTACTACAGTCTTTGTGGTCTTCACCCATATCCCATCTGCTTCAagcacaaggctcctgccatGGGTATTTGCTCTGATAGTTGCTCTCTTCCCAGTTACATACCTTTTGGAGGGCCTGTTAAGAGTCAAAGACATCCTTGACGGTGGAGCTGGAGTGGCTGATGAAGACAACAAGCTCTCCATGCTATTGGCAGTAGAGGGAGCAAGGACATCGCTTCTCGGGTTATATGCTTCAATTTTCATGGTTATTGCGCTGGAGATAAAGTTTGAGCTGGCTTCATTAATACAGGAGAGGGCCCATGACAGGAGTGGGATTCACAATCAATCGGGTCGGAGTACCTCAGCTGCATTCCCTCCAAAACTTAGGCTGATGCAACAGAGGAGGGCCTCAACTGTGCCGACTCTCACAGTCAAGCGGGTGGCTGCAGATGGTGCCTGGATGCCAGCCATTGGTAATGTTGCGACTATTATGTGCTTTGCTATTTGCCTGATTTTGAACATTAACCTGACTGGCGGCTCCAATCGTTCAATATTCTTCCTGGCACCAATCTTACTGCTCCTGAACCAAGATTCAGACTTCATTGCTGGGTTTGGGGACAGGCAAAGGTATTTCCCCATGACAGTGGTCATCTCAGTTTACCTAGTCTTGACTGCTTTGTACAGGATATGGGAAGAAGTCTGGCATGGGAATGCTGGGTGGGGCCTGGAGATTGGAGGGCTAGACTGGTTCTTTGCAGTCAAGAACGCAGCTCTCCTTGTCCTTACTTTCCCTAGCCACATCCTATTCAACTGTTTTGTCTGGAGCTACACTAGGCAGACAAACTCAATTCCATTGATCACAATGCCTCTTAATCTACCATCTGTGATTATCACAGATGTGATAAAGGTTAAGATATTGGGGCTACTAGGAATTACTTATTCCTTTGTACAGTATCTAATTTCAAGACAATTACATATTAAAGGACTGAAATATATTTAGGTGAGAGAATATACTCTGAAATATGTTGGtatcaaattttcaaaagaacAAGAGTCCAAAGTTTTTTCCCCCAGTGGtctcttttcttcattattcAATTCTGTTTTTGCATTCCACACTGAAGAATGATTCAATGGTGGACTAGATTGTTACTTTGTGTTATGATATGTTGATCGTCTGTTTCCCGAGTTTCATGTTCAGGTGCCAATACTCTGAAGTTGGTTTTTGGTGTTTGGTCAGGCTTTTTTGAAACATTTGATGATgacattacttttttttttccctctctgtAACAACCGGTATCCAGGACTTTGGCTTGCTCTTcattgaaaatagtgaagagcactaaacaccccatgtgagtggaCCCAAGGACGTAAGACTCGTCGAATTCAGAACCAAACGCTTTTTGAGGTGAAAGTTACTTATCAATTCGGCTACCCTGGGGTTAATGATGATGACATTACTgtgtaaaaaaagaaaacacaaatCTCTCTCCCCCACCTTCTTTTTGGTGTGATTGCCAAAATACAGTGGGAAAGATTGGAATGGTGTTATTTTCCCTGGGTGGTTCCTATGGATGAGCTCTTGCAAAGTGGTATGGAAATCTTCGATGTGGCTTTGCTTTGTGAGCAAGTAGGACTAACTGGTCTCTACCTTGTTTTTAGTTTCAGTACAATGAAGTTTCATATTATTATGCGGGGAATTTGACTTCGAAAATAACAGTTTGAAATAAGGGAGCTGTGCAGAACTAGGTTTGAGAAGATGCAATCGGGGTTGGGATTGTCCGATATCGACGGAGGCTGATTTCAATCGGATAGAAATACCTTTAggtttaattattattattattattttttataattattttatccTTTGTTGCACCCAATAACCTATTTGCGTAAAAAGAAAtcgggaaaaggttgggtatgccgccgatatcaagtatgctagcattcattgtgtctatctctctcttccttttttctgaaatggCCCTCATATCCTgcttgaatgatactccatcatgtattcctattggtgctatccgttagcatacttgatatcggcggcatacctatccttctcccaaaaaaatcataaatatttaatataaatatattcttatataaagaggaaaaaacatATTTTCTGATATAAATATATTCCACTTCTTTGCATTTTGGATAattgtttttagaaaaaatataaacaCTCTCTTCAATGTAAGGTGATGCCATGAGGATGTCGAAGATCCGTGAGGGTGATATTTGTGTAATGAGAAAAGACTCTCTAAGCCTAAGGCATTCTCCATGCcatctgatttttttattgtttatttgtCTTCCCTAAGAGAGTGAATAAAGAATGTTTTATGAGAAAGCATGGGGAATACTGTAAGTTTAGAGAATTCCTTTATGAATAGATCATtgtattaaaatcaaaatcgaatcatttattaaataattttattctataataaaaaccaaaccattttatTAGATGGTTTCATGTTTTCAATGTAAACGGTtcgttttgattttgataaatggtttCGTTTAGTTTTAACACTCTTAAATGGATTGACCATTTTAGAAGAAGGAACCAATGGAAGTTGGGCTCACGTGTTAATAAGTCTTAACTTATTACCCTCTTCTTCTGCCGGCAAAATTTGAATATCACTTTGTCTTG is a window from the Macadamia integrifolia cultivar HAES 741 chromosome 5, SCU_Mint_v3, whole genome shotgun sequence genome containing:
- the LOC122079705 gene encoding LOW QUALITY PROTEIN: uncharacterized protein LOC122079705 (The sequence of the model RefSeq protein was modified relative to this genomic sequence to represent the inferred CDS: inserted 1 base in 1 codon); the encoded protein is MMPPELQPRVHHPIISNSVSAPTFAALKFNGGYSPERSPNPSTKSLSDNSRSSSTRSLKNTRFSPSSFLHNPRIAVALVPCAAFLLDLGGTPVVATLTVGLMIAYILDSLSVKSGSFFGVWFSLVAAQISFFFSSSLFSSFDSVPLFILAAFLCALTNFFIGAWASLQFKWIQIENPSIVLALERLLFACLPFVASSLFTWATVSAVGMSNAAYSLMFFTCVFYWLFSIPLTSSFKSKQDSGYHGGEVPDETLILGFLESCIHTLNLLFFPMLFHIVSHRAVVLSSAAAVCDLFLLSFIPFLFQLYASTRGALWWVTKNAHQLHSIRVVNGAIALVVVVICLEIRIVFHSFGRYIQLLPPLNYLMVTITMLGGASAAGAYAVGMIGDAFSSAIFTALSILVSAAGAIVVGFPLLFLPLPLVSGFYLAHFFTKKNLPSYFTFVLLASLMVAWFVMHNFWDLNISLAGISMKLFCKLIVASVILAMTVPGFSILPPKFRFLTEVGLISHALLLCYIENCFYNNSSMYYYGLDDEVMYPSYMVILTTCLGLALLXLVVDNRLGPKAVWILTCLYSSKLAMLFVTSKSVLWASAVLLLAISPPLLLYKGRSKVGSKMRPWQGYAHAIVVAFSAWLCRKTIFEALQWWNGRTPSDSLFLGFCIVLTGLACIPIVALHFSHVQSAKRCLVLVVATGLLFVLLQPPIPLSWALQPNLVRAAHQSADDISIYGFVASKPTWPSWLLILTILLTLAAFTSFIPIKYIVELRAFYAVGVGIELGIYISAEYFLQVTILHAFIVATLVCTTVFVVFTHIPSASSTRLLPWVFALIVALFPVTYLLEGLLRVKDILDGGAGVADEDNKLSMLLAVEGARTSLLGLYASIFMVIALEIKFELASLIQERAHDRSGIHNQSGRSTSAAFPPKLRLMQQRRASTVPTLTVKRVAADGAWMPAIGNVATIMCFAICLILNINLTGGSNRSIFFLAPILLLLNQDSDFIAGFGDRQRYFPMTVVISVYLVLTALYRIWEEVWHGNAGWGLEIGGLDWFFAVKNAALLVLTFPSHILFNCFVWSYTRQTNSIPLITMPLNLPSVIITDVIKVKILGLLGITYSFVQYLISRQLHIKGLKYI